In a genomic window of Shouchella clausii:
- a CDS encoding YybH family protein, producing the protein MTYQKALEAYINATNTHDFNEVKKILHPEAVYWFTDKTCTSLEDIGNYFQHAWQIIKEEVYSATNVHWLAADEKVATCIYTYRYEGYHNGKFVSGSGRATNVFTVYDGEWKLIHEHLSRSI; encoded by the coding sequence ATGACATATCAAAAAGCATTAGAGGCATATATTAACGCAACAAATACCCATGATTTTAATGAAGTAAAAAAAATTCTGCATCCTGAGGCGGTGTACTGGTTTACAGATAAAACATGTACGTCTCTGGAGGACATCGGAAACTACTTCCAACACGCGTGGCAAATCATTAAAGAGGAAGTTTACTCTGCGACAAATGTTCACTGGCTAGCTGCTGATGAGAAGGTGGCAACATGCATTTACACGTACCGGTATGAAGGATACCATAATGGCAAGTTTGTTTCAGGCAGTGGCAGGGCAACGAATGTTTTCACCGTCTACGATGGCGAATGGAAATTA
- a CDS encoding NETI motif-containing protein → MKPKKQTFEVGANETISDCLARMEREGYRPVRRIEKPVFAQKNSKAEPEYVRQRIIFEGIRTDGNDFA, encoded by the coding sequence GTGAAACCGAAAAAACAAACATTTGAAGTCGGGGCCAATGAAACGATTAGCGATTGCTTGGCGCGGATGGAGCGGGAAGGCTACCGACCAGTAAGGCGGATCGAGAAGCCTGTTTTTGCCCAGAAAAACAGCAAAGCGGAGCCTGAGTATGTGCGGCAGCGCATTATTTTTGAAGGCATTCGAACAGATGGCAATGATTTTGCGTAA